In Gemmatimonadales bacterium, a single genomic region encodes these proteins:
- a CDS encoding flavin reductase family protein: MPLDEAAFRRTMSQLATGVTVVTVRVARGRAVGMTASSVTSLSLAPPMLLVCVGRDSEIHDVLLEAERFGVNVLGADQIELARRFADRDRQLLEERELVASPGGAPLIPHSLARIECRRRGQLDGGDHTIVTGTLEWSEVSEGRPLCYFGGRYAELAR; the protein is encoded by the coding sequence ATGCCGCTCGACGAAGCCGCCTTTCGCCGTACCATGAGCCAGCTGGCGACCGGGGTGACGGTCGTGACCGTGCGGGTGGCGAGGGGACGCGCCGTCGGGATGACGGCCAGCTCCGTGACCTCGCTGTCGCTCGCCCCCCCGATGCTGCTGGTGTGCGTCGGCCGCGACTCCGAGATCCACGACGTGCTGCTCGAGGCCGAGCGGTTCGGCGTGAACGTGCTGGGGGCCGACCAGATCGAGCTCGCGCGCCGCTTCGCGGACCGGGATCGCCAGCTGCTCGAGGAGCGCGAGCTGGTGGCCTCGCCGGGGGGCGCTCCCCTCATCCCGCACTCGCTGGCGCGCATCGAGTGCCGGCGCCGGGGCCAGCTCGATGGCGGCGACCACACCATCGTCACCGGAACGCTGGAGTGGTCGGAGGTGAGCGAGGGAAGACCGTTGTGCTATTTCGGCGGCCGGTACGCCGAGCTGGCCCGGTGA
- a CDS encoding heme exporter protein CcmB, translating to MRSLLAQAWAIAAKDQLLEFRSRTAFLSALVFTALVLAIFNFARDPTAVATIDLAPSILWITFSFAGVLALNRAFSLEKENRAIDGLLLSPASRTALFLGKTAANLVFVGAVEAIALPLFALFFNVPLLGVLGPLVLVIALATIGFVTVGTLMSSMAVNTRFGEMMLLVLVLPFLVTPVSAAASMSAKIFAARPFAEWAPWLKLLTAYDITFFVICTLVFETTVEE from the coding sequence ATGCGTAGCCTGCTGGCCCAGGCCTGGGCCATCGCCGCCAAGGACCAGCTGCTCGAGTTCCGCAGCCGCACCGCCTTCCTGTCGGCTCTGGTCTTCACGGCGCTGGTCCTGGCGATCTTCAACTTCGCCCGCGACCCGACGGCGGTCGCGACCATCGATCTCGCCCCCAGCATCCTGTGGATCACCTTCTCGTTCGCGGGCGTGCTCGCGCTGAATCGCGCGTTCAGCCTCGAGAAGGAGAACCGGGCGATCGACGGCCTGCTGCTGTCGCCCGCGAGCCGCACCGCGCTGTTCCTGGGCAAGACCGCGGCGAACCTGGTGTTCGTCGGGGCCGTCGAGGCCATCGCGCTGCCGCTGTTCGCGCTGTTCTTCAACGTGCCGCTCCTGGGCGTGCTCGGGCCGCTGGTGCTGGTGATCGCCCTGGCCACGATCGGCTTCGTGACGGTCGGCACGCTGATGAGCTCGATGGCGGTGAACACCCGCTTCGGCGAGATGATGCTGCTGGTGCTGGTGCTGCCGTTCCTGGTGACCCCGGTGAGCGCGGCCGCCTCGATGAGCGCGAAGATCTTCGCGGCCCGTCCTTTCGCCGAGTGGGCGCCCTGGCTTAAATTGCTGACGGCCTACGACATCACCTTCTTCGTGATCTGCACCCTCGTGTTCGAAACGACGGTCGAGGAATGA
- the ccmA gene encoding heme ABC exporter ATP-binding protein CcmA: MPATADGAAPLLEVAGLAKRFGHVRALRGVDFALRAGESLAVFGPNGAGKTTLLRVLAGLLKPDAGGVSFGGARLVRGDAAHRRRVGLISHHSLLYDGLTAAENLRFYARLYSLAEPRAAVARALAGVGLEVRAGDLVGTFSRGMVQRLAIARALLHDPDVMLLDEPFSGLDQRAAATLRALLARLRAEHRTMVLVTHNIDEGLELASHVAIQVAGRFVSLGARDGDLAAYRARYAEATSRDA, from the coding sequence GTGCCGGCGACGGCTGACGGCGCCGCGCCGCTGCTGGAGGTCGCCGGGCTCGCGAAGCGTTTCGGCCACGTGCGGGCCCTCAGGGGTGTGGACTTCGCCCTGCGCGCGGGCGAGTCGCTGGCGGTGTTCGGCCCCAACGGGGCCGGCAAGACGACGCTGCTCCGGGTGCTCGCCGGCCTGCTGAAGCCGGACGCCGGCGGCGTGAGCTTCGGCGGCGCCCGGCTGGTCAGGGGCGACGCCGCCCATCGGCGCCGCGTCGGGCTGATCTCGCATCACTCCCTGCTGTACGACGGACTGACCGCAGCGGAGAACCTCCGGTTCTACGCGCGGCTCTACTCGCTCGCCGAGCCGCGGGCCGCGGTGGCGCGCGCGCTGGCGGGCGTGGGGCTGGAGGTCAGGGCTGGCGACCTGGTGGGGACGTTCAGCCGCGGGATGGTGCAGCGGCTCGCCATCGCGCGGGCCCTGCTCCACGATCCGGACGTGATGCTGCTCGACGAGCCGTTCAGCGGGCTCGACCAGCGCGCGGCGGCGACGCTGCGCGCGCTGCTGGCCCGGCTGCGGGCCGAGCACCGCACCATGGTTCTGGTGACCCACAACATCGACGAGGGGCTCGAGCTGGCGTCGCACGTGGCGATCCAGGTGGCGGGGAGGTTCGTGTCGCTCGGCGCGCGGGACGGCGACCTGGCCGCCTACCGCGCGCGCTACGCCGAGGCCACCTCGCGCGATGCGTAG
- a CDS encoding STAS domain-containing protein produces the protein MSELLVRAPAVLDRASRRAFRRKALAAVSRYPATGPVGSRRIVVDLERTRKVDSAGLGTLVLVREHAAERRWTVCLRGASEELRFLLALTRLEDRFEFEPPGR, from the coding sequence GTGAGCGAGCTCCTCGTGCGCGCACCCGCGGTCCTCGACCGCGCATCACGCCGTGCCTTCCGGCGCAAGGCGCTGGCCGCCGTGTCCAGGTATCCGGCGACCGGGCCCGTCGGGAGCCGGCGGATCGTGGTGGATCTGGAGCGGACCAGGAAGGTGGACAGCGCCGGCCTGGGCACGCTGGTGCTGGTGCGCGAGCACGCGGCCGAGCGCCGCTGGACGGTGTGCCTGCGAGGCGCATCGGAGGAGCTGCGGTTCCTCCTCGCGCTGACCCGGTTGGAGGATCGCTTCGAGTTCGAGCCGCCGGGGCGCTGA
- a CDS encoding FAD-dependent monooxygenase, which yields MRDLLVVGGGPAGAATAAWAARAGLDVLLAERHVFPREKACSEYLSPEATRDLDALGVLDALEAGGAARLTGMRIVADDGSEVLGRFPTAPGLRPYRPYGIALPRSRLDAAVLGAAARAGAGVLEGVAVEQLVVEDGVVCGAVLRRGDRRWEERSRALVGADGLHSRVATRLGLSRRRGPRRLALVAHLADVDGMADYGEMFVRRGRYVGLAPIGGGLVNAAAVVPAGEAGAIARDPAAFLRAELGAFPELRRRLARAREVRETMAAGPFARSSRRAVADGALLVGDAADFFDPFTGEGIFAALRGGRLAAEALAAALAAGAATRAALRPYRRARRRTFLGKWAFERVAALSATRPALMRRFARHLAQRPAVADLWVGVAGDYVSPGALLAPRALAALIL from the coding sequence GTGCGCGACCTGCTGGTCGTGGGGGGCGGACCGGCGGGCGCGGCGACCGCAGCCTGGGCCGCGCGGGCCGGCCTCGACGTGCTGCTGGCCGAGCGGCACGTCTTCCCGCGCGAGAAGGCGTGTTCCGAGTACCTCAGCCCGGAGGCGACGCGGGACCTGGACGCGCTCGGCGTGCTGGACGCGCTCGAGGCGGGCGGTGCCGCACGGCTCACCGGGATGCGGATCGTGGCCGACGACGGCTCGGAGGTCCTGGGCCGGTTCCCGACGGCGCCCGGGCTCCGTCCCTACCGGCCGTACGGGATCGCCCTGCCGCGCTCGCGGCTCGACGCCGCCGTGCTCGGCGCCGCGGCGCGCGCGGGGGCGGGCGTGCTCGAGGGCGTCGCGGTCGAGCAGCTCGTGGTCGAGGACGGGGTCGTGTGCGGCGCCGTGCTTCGGCGCGGCGACCGCCGCTGGGAGGAGCGCAGCCGGGCCCTCGTCGGGGCCGACGGGCTGCACTCGCGGGTCGCGACGCGGCTGGGACTGTCCCGTCGCCGCGGCCCGCGGCGCCTCGCGCTCGTGGCGCACCTCGCCGACGTGGACGGGATGGCCGACTACGGCGAGATGTTCGTGCGCCGCGGCCGCTACGTGGGACTGGCGCCGATCGGCGGCGGCCTGGTGAACGCGGCGGCGGTGGTGCCCGCGGGTGAGGCCGGCGCGATCGCGCGGGACCCGGCCGCGTTCCTCCGTGCGGAGCTGGGTGCCTTTCCCGAGCTGCGGCGGCGCCTGGCCCGCGCGCGGGAGGTGCGGGAGACGATGGCGGCGGGCCCGTTCGCGCGCAGCTCCCGCCGCGCGGTCGCGGACGGCGCCCTGCTCGTGGGCGACGCCGCGGACTTCTTCGATCCCTTCACCGGCGAGGGGATCTTCGCGGCGCTGCGGGGCGGCCGGCTCGCCGCCGAGGCCCTCGCCGCCGCGCTCGCGGCGGGCGCGGCCACGCGCGCGGCGTTGCGCCCGTACCGCCGGGCGAGGCGCCGCACCTTCCTCGGCAAGTGGGCGTTCGAGCGGGTGGCCGCGCTCTCGGCCACGCGGCCGGCCCTGATGCGGCGCTTCGCGCGCCACCTGGCACAGCGACCCGCGGTCGCCGACCTGTGGGTCGGCGTGGCCGGCGATTACGTCTCGCCCGGCGCCCTCCTCGCCCCCCGGGCCCTCGCCGCGCTTATCCTATAG
- a CDS encoding radical SAM protein encodes MNTNRERSPQPCVPNGMAAVAGSLERSGWAVAALDLCFARSSEGALRSALGDVRPDVVAFSVRNIDNSDLVATEHYVPAAARLVEIVRREATAPVVGGGAAFGVAPLGLVAALDLDAGVAGDGEAVAPRLCETVAAGRAGAPLPGVAWRGAVRLVPPAPPADLDALPPYEPWRWTDLARYVRHGATVPVQTKRGCVFGCVYCTYLNVEGKGYRLRSPRAVVEEIEALARHGVRRVDFVDSTFNSPLHHAVAVAEELARARTGVGVDTTNFTPAVSSPELFAAMRRAGFRWIGITAESASDPVLERLDKGFDAARLRACAARAQQAGIRVLWIFLAGGPGETPGTLEETLRFAAERLARGDAVYLTVGLRIYPGTRLAAIAAAEGLVASDDPLLAPRFYLSPALPLGPALARLRAFAAAHPRFLFSADSRNPALPRLVRLASLLGLPRPHWRYLHLFRRLAGARA; translated from the coding sequence GTGAACACCAACCGCGAACGGTCGCCGCAGCCGTGCGTCCCCAACGGGATGGCGGCGGTCGCGGGCTCGCTGGAGCGCTCCGGGTGGGCCGTGGCCGCACTCGACCTCTGCTTCGCGCGCTCGAGCGAGGGCGCGCTGCGCTCCGCGCTCGGCGACGTCCGGCCCGACGTCGTGGCCTTCTCGGTCCGCAACATCGACAACTCGGACCTGGTCGCCACGGAGCACTACGTGCCCGCGGCAGCTCGCCTGGTCGAGATCGTGCGACGCGAGGCGACGGCACCGGTCGTGGGCGGCGGCGCCGCGTTCGGCGTCGCGCCGCTGGGCCTGGTGGCGGCGCTCGACCTCGACGCGGGCGTCGCCGGCGACGGCGAGGCCGTGGCGCCGCGGCTGTGCGAGACGGTGGCCGCGGGCCGCGCCGGCGCCCCGCTGCCGGGGGTGGCCTGGCGCGGCGCCGTTCGGCTCGTGCCGCCGGCGCCGCCGGCCGACCTGGACGCGCTGCCGCCGTACGAGCCGTGGCGCTGGACCGACCTGGCGCGCTACGTGCGCCACGGGGCGACGGTGCCCGTCCAGACCAAGCGCGGCTGCGTGTTCGGCTGCGTCTACTGCACCTACCTCAACGTCGAAGGCAAGGGCTACCGGCTGCGGAGCCCGCGGGCCGTGGTGGAGGAGATCGAAGCCCTGGCGCGGCACGGCGTGCGCCGGGTGGACTTCGTGGACTCCACCTTCAACAGCCCGCTGCACCATGCCGTCGCGGTCGCCGAGGAGCTGGCGCGCGCACGGACCGGCGTCGGGGTGGACACGACGAACTTCACGCCCGCCGTCTCGTCGCCCGAGCTGTTCGCCGCGATGCGCCGTGCGGGATTCCGCTGGATCGGCATCACCGCCGAGAGCGCGTCCGACCCCGTGCTGGAGCGCCTCGACAAGGGGTTCGACGCCGCCCGCCTGCGCGCCTGCGCCGCTCGCGCGCAGCAGGCGGGGATCCGCGTGCTGTGGATCTTCCTCGCCGGCGGTCCCGGCGAGACGCCCGGCACGCTCGAGGAGACGCTGCGGTTCGCGGCCGAGCGCCTGGCGCGGGGCGACGCCGTCTACCTGACCGTGGGGCTGCGCATCTACCCGGGCACCCGGCTCGCGGCCATCGCGGCCGCGGAGGGCCTGGTGGCCTCGGACGATCCGCTGCTCGCGCCGCGCTTCTACCTGTCGCCCGCCCTGCCGCTCGGCCCCGCGCTGGCGCGCCTGCGCGCATTCGCCGCCGCCCACCCGCGGTTCCTGTTCTCGGCCGACAGCCGCAACCCGGCGCTGCCGCGGCTGGTGCGGCTCGCCAGCCTGCTGGGCCTGCCGCGCCCGCACTGGCGCTACCTGCACCTGTTCCGCCGCCTCGCGGGCGCGCGGGCCTAG
- a CDS encoding aquaporin, with amino-acid sequence MRQTLRPLIAEFIGVFMLTFIGGGAVIVNAYRDGTLGTGGIAAAYGLALAVAVTVTMSISGGHINPAVTVGLWSVGRIDGRKAGLYVVAQLLGAIFAALVLKGLFPAGAAEVQYYGALKLGPDTGLLAAILIEAVLTFFLALAVMGTVVDPAAPKVGGFGIGLTLWMCVLVGGQLTGAALNPARAFGPALVAGYWLGQIAYWIGPILGAVVAMQVYERFLLRKDAA; translated from the coding sequence ATGCGCCAGACCCTGCGTCCGCTGATCGCGGAGTTCATCGGCGTCTTCATGCTGACGTTCATCGGCGGCGGGGCGGTGATCGTCAACGCGTACCGGGACGGCACCCTGGGCACGGGCGGCATCGCGGCGGCGTACGGCCTCGCGCTCGCCGTCGCCGTCACGGTGACCATGAGCATCTCGGGCGGCCACATCAACCCCGCCGTCACGGTGGGCCTGTGGTCGGTCGGCCGCATCGACGGCCGAAAGGCCGGCCTGTACGTCGTGGCCCAGCTGCTCGGCGCGATCTTCGCGGCGCTGGTCCTCAAGGGCCTGTTCCCCGCCGGTGCCGCCGAGGTGCAGTACTACGGCGCGCTCAAGCTCGGCCCGGATACCGGACTGCTCGCCGCGATCCTCATCGAGGCGGTGCTCACCTTCTTCCTGGCGCTGGCCGTGATGGGGACCGTGGTGGACCCGGCGGCGCCGAAGGTCGGCGGCTTCGGGATCGGGCTGACGCTGTGGATGTGCGTGCTGGTGGGCGGCCAGCTCACGGGGGCCGCGCTCAATCCGGCGCGCGCCTTCGGGCCGGCGCTCGTTGCCGGTTACTGGCTCGGCCAAATCGCCTACTGGATCGGGCCCATCCTCGGGGCCGTCGTCGCGATGCAGGTCTACGAGAGGTTTCTGCTCAGGAAGGACGCCGCCTAG
- a CDS encoding cold-shock protein: protein MSRITGRVKWFNDAKGFGFIEREGGPDVFVHYSAIQAEGFKSLKENDKVEFEVREGPKGLQAANVTKI, encoded by the coding sequence ATGTCTCGCATCACCGGCCGGGTCAAGTGGTTCAACGATGCCAAGGGGTTCGGGTTCATCGAGCGGGAGGGTGGCCCGGACGTCTTCGTCCACTACTCGGCGATTCAGGCGGAGGGATTCAAGTCCCTCAAGGAGAACGACAAGGTGGAGTTCGAGGTCCGGGAGGGGCCCAAGGGACTGCAGGCCGCGAACGTCACCAAGATCTGA
- the ccsA gene encoding cytochrome c biogenesis protein CcsA, protein MTAIPAAERALRRSGAWMAVALVLVAGVYVRALVFTPEEATQGLAQKIFYIHAPSAWVAFLACGIVGVCSLLYLFLKDARLDLLAASSAEVGTVFLTTVLVTGPIWGKTIWGAWWTWDARLTLTLFLWFICLGYLVLRGAVDEPGRRARYSAVLGILGALLVPFIHVSVLLFRTLHPKPVVLQTSRPQLPGSMLLTLLLSFTVFTIFFVALLVRRYSWARLRDAQAQSQAES, encoded by the coding sequence ATGACCGCGATCCCCGCGGCCGAGCGCGCCCTGCGCCGGAGCGGCGCGTGGATGGCCGTGGCCCTGGTGCTGGTGGCCGGCGTGTACGTGCGGGCGCTGGTCTTCACGCCCGAGGAGGCCACCCAGGGTCTGGCGCAGAAGATCTTCTACATCCACGCGCCGAGCGCATGGGTGGCGTTCCTGGCCTGCGGCATCGTCGGTGTGTGCAGCCTGCTGTACCTGTTCCTCAAGGACGCGCGCCTCGATCTGCTGGCCGCCTCGTCGGCGGAGGTGGGCACCGTCTTCCTCACCACCGTGCTGGTGACCGGGCCGATCTGGGGCAAGACCATCTGGGGCGCGTGGTGGACCTGGGACGCGCGGCTCACGCTCACGCTGTTCCTGTGGTTCATCTGCCTCGGCTACCTGGTGCTGCGGGGAGCGGTGGACGAGCCGGGACGGCGGGCCCGCTATTCGGCGGTGCTCGGCATTCTCGGCGCCCTGCTGGTGCCGTTCATCCACGTCAGCGTGCTGCTGTTCCGGACCCTCCACCCCAAGCCGGTGGTGCTGCAGACCTCGCGGCCGCAGCTCCCCGGCTCGATGCTGCTCACCCTGCTGCTGTCGTTCACGGTGTTCACGATCTTCTTCGTCGCCCTGCTGGTCCGCCGCTACTCGTGGGCCCGCCTCCGGGACGCGCAGGCGCAGAGCCAGGCGGAGTCCTGA
- a CDS encoding SRPBCC family protein, which produces MIQVDRREVRAPLARVFDCAADVERWPEWLEHYRWVRFLERRADGGVVEMAAWRRFGPVRWPTWWVSEMRIDPDAPVVRYRHVRGITRGMDVEWSFVPGAGDGVAVTITHRWGGPPWPLVGRAAAGLVIGPVFIHAIARRTLAGIGRVAERGGAP; this is translated from the coding sequence ATGATTCAGGTGGACCGGCGCGAGGTGCGCGCCCCGCTCGCGCGCGTGTTCGACTGCGCGGCCGACGTGGAGCGCTGGCCCGAGTGGCTCGAGCACTACCGCTGGGTGCGCTTCCTGGAGCGTCGCGCCGACGGCGGCGTGGTGGAGATGGCGGCGTGGCGGCGGTTCGGCCCGGTGCGCTGGCCGACGTGGTGGGTGTCCGAGATGCGCATCGATCCCGACGCGCCCGTGGTGCGCTACCGTCACGTGCGCGGCATCACCCGCGGCATGGACGTGGAGTGGAGCTTCGTTCCCGGCGCCGGGGACGGCGTCGCGGTGACCATCACCCACCGCTGGGGCGGGCCGCCGTGGCCGCTGGTGGGGCGGGCCGCGGCGGGTCTCGTGATCGGCCCGGTGTTCATTCACGCCATCGCCCGCCGCACCCTGGCGGGCATCGGCCGCGTGGCCGAGCGCGGAGGCGCGCCGTGA
- a CDS encoding methyltransferase domain-containing protein yields the protein MRDASREWHGAARRSELLDDPAADGATVLASLRDVARANRFLGGTAAVLRRLDELLRPVPAGAALTLLDVGTGAGDIPRAARARAARFGLGLRLLAVERHPAAARHAAAGGDVTALLADAAALPLASRSVDLVLCSQLLHHYRGPALTAIVAELGRVARLGVVIAELVPSRIAALGLWLASYPLGFRPVSRRDGVTSVLRGFTGPALRQACTDAGVDAEVRLHPLFRVTAAWSERAGGGAGRAGR from the coding sequence GTGAGGGACGCGTCACGCGAGTGGCACGGCGCCGCCCGCCGCTCCGAGCTGCTGGACGATCCGGCGGCCGACGGCGCCACCGTGCTCGCCTCGCTCCGGGACGTGGCGCGCGCCAATCGCTTCCTCGGCGGCACCGCCGCCGTGCTGCGGAGGCTGGACGAGCTGCTCCGCCCCGTGCCGGCGGGCGCGGCGCTCACCCTGCTGGACGTGGGCACCGGCGCCGGCGACATCCCGCGCGCCGCGCGCGCGCGCGCGGCCCGCTTCGGGCTCGGCCTGCGCCTGCTGGCGGTGGAGCGTCACCCGGCGGCGGCACGGCACGCCGCGGCCGGCGGAGACGTGACGGCTCTGCTCGCGGACGCGGCGGCGCTCCCGCTGGCCTCCCGGTCGGTGGACCTGGTGCTCTGCTCGCAGCTGCTGCACCACTACCGGGGCCCCGCGCTGACCGCGATCGTCGCCGAGCTCGGGCGGGTGGCCCGGCTCGGCGTCGTCATCGCCGAGCTCGTCCCGAGCCGGATCGCCGCGCTCGGCCTGTGGCTCGCCTCCTATCCGCTCGGCTTCCGGCCGGTGAGCCGGCGCGACGGGGTGACGAGCGTGCTGAGAGGCTTCACCGGGCCGGCGCTTCGGCAGGCGTGCACGGATGCCGGGGTGGACGCGGAGGTGCGCCTCCATCCCCTGTTCCGGGTCACGGCCGCCTGGAGCGAGCGTGCTGGCGGCGGCGCGGGGCGGGCCGGCCGATGA
- a CDS encoding DUF92 domain-containing protein — MTKWLSPGGTLAALAVGVAVTLGAGGAGLALLLAFFLSSSLLTPGGGRRRAVQVAANGGVAAAAALVARVHPAWTAAFAGALAAAAADTWSTEIGGRSRRPPRLVTTGRVVAPGTSGGVTWLGTGGGVAGATFIAAAAALLGLVRPATAAAVGIGGVSGGLVDSLLGALAQARFRCPACGTTGEGRTPHCGEPMVFVSGLRWMTNDTVNFAATLVGALVAVLSTGSGVAVPP; from the coding sequence GTGACGAAGTGGCTCTCGCCCGGCGGGACGCTCGCCGCCCTCGCCGTCGGCGTCGCCGTGACGCTCGGGGCGGGCGGGGCCGGCCTGGCCCTGCTGCTCGCGTTCTTCCTCTCCTCCAGCCTGCTCACGCCGGGCGGTGGCCGGCGACGCGCGGTCCAAGTGGCCGCAAACGGGGGCGTCGCCGCGGCGGCTGCCCTGGTTGCACGCGTGCACCCGGCGTGGACCGCCGCCTTCGCCGGCGCCCTGGCGGCCGCCGCCGCCGACACCTGGTCCACCGAAATCGGCGGCCGCAGCCGGCGGCCGCCGCGCCTCGTCACCACCGGCCGGGTGGTCGCACCGGGCACGTCGGGCGGCGTCACCTGGCTCGGAACCGGCGGCGGGGTCGCGGGCGCGACGTTCATCGCCGCCGCTGCGGCGCTCCTGGGGCTGGTGCGGCCCGCCACCGCCGCAGCAGTCGGCATCGGCGGCGTCTCCGGGGGCCTGGTCGACTCGCTGCTCGGCGCGCTGGCCCAGGCCCGCTTCCGCTGCCCCGCGTGCGGCACCACGGGCGAGGGGCGGACCCCACACTGCGGCGAGCCGATGGTCTTCGTCTCCGGACTCCGCTGGATGACCAACGACACGGTGAACTTCGCCGCCACCCTCGTGGGCGCGCTGGTCGCGGTTCTTTCCACCGGCTCCGGTGTAGCAGTTCCACCCTAG
- the fabF gene encoding beta-ketoacyl-ACP synthase II: MSESRRVVVTGVGCVTPIGTGADGLWDGLRARRSAVRTITRFDPTPFRSRIAAEIPDFRPLDFLEQRRARRLDRFSQLAVVAARLALADAALVLEREDRDRVGASMGSALGGVGYAEQQFAAFTGGGIREVDPMLALSVFAGAASCNIAIELGVTGPNSTNAMSCASGTIAVGDAFRAIQGGRADVMLAGGAEAPLAPLCYGAFAVIRAMSTRNEEPAEACRPFDAARDGFVMGEGSAVLVLEERGRALARGAPLLCEVLGTAVTNDAFHMTAPRPDGREAARCIGLALADAGVAPHEVDYVNAHGSSTPLNDKTETLAIRDAFGDHAGRLAVSGTKAYYGHPLGASGAIEAGLTALALARGWLPPTLNLRDRDPECDLDYLAGSGAERGAEVAVSNSFGFGGINAALVLRRAS; encoded by the coding sequence GTGAGCGAATCGAGACGCGTGGTGGTAACCGGCGTCGGCTGCGTGACGCCCATCGGGACCGGGGCCGACGGACTGTGGGACGGGCTCCGGGCGCGCCGCTCGGCCGTGCGCACCATCACGCGCTTCGACCCGACCCCGTTCCGCAGCCGCATCGCCGCCGAGATCCCCGACTTCCGCCCGCTCGACTTCCTCGAGCAGCGCCGGGCCCGCCGCCTCGACCGATTCTCGCAGCTGGCGGTGGTGGCGGCCCGCCTCGCGCTCGCCGACGCCGCGCTGGTCCTCGAGCGCGAGGACCGGGACCGCGTGGGCGCGAGCATGGGCTCGGCGCTCGGGGGCGTGGGGTACGCCGAGCAGCAGTTCGCCGCGTTCACCGGCGGCGGGATCCGGGAAGTGGACCCGATGCTGGCGCTGTCGGTGTTCGCGGGCGCGGCGAGCTGCAACATCGCGATCGAGCTGGGCGTGACCGGCCCGAATTCGACCAACGCGATGAGCTGCGCGTCGGGCACCATCGCGGTGGGCGACGCGTTCCGCGCGATCCAGGGCGGGCGCGCCGACGTGATGCTGGCCGGCGGCGCCGAGGCACCGCTGGCGCCGCTGTGCTACGGCGCCTTCGCGGTCATCCGCGCCATGAGCACGCGCAACGAGGAGCCGGCCGAGGCCTGCCGCCCGTTCGACGCGGCGCGCGACGGCTTCGTGATGGGCGAGGGCTCGGCCGTGCTGGTGCTCGAGGAGCGGGGCCGCGCGCTGGCGCGCGGCGCACCGCTGCTGTGCGAGGTGCTCGGCACGGCGGTCACCAACGACGCCTTCCACATGACGGCGCCGCGCCCCGACGGCCGCGAGGCGGCGCGCTGCATCGGCCTCGCGCTGGCGGATGCCGGGGTGGCGCCGCACGAGGTGGACTACGTCAACGCGCACGGCTCGTCGACGCCGCTCAACGACAAGACCGAGACCCTGGCGATCCGCGACGCCTTCGGCGACCACGCCGGGCGGCTGGCGGTGAGCGGCACCAAGGCCTACTACGGCCATCCGCTGGGCGCCTCCGGCGCGATCGAGGCGGGGCTGACCGCCCTGGCGCTGGCGCGCGGATGGCTGCCGCCGACCCTCAACCTCCGCGACCGCGATCCCGAGTGCGACCTGGACTACCTCGCCGGCTCAGGAGCGGAACGCGGCGCGGAGGTGGCGGTGTCCAACTCGTTCGGCTTCGGCGGCATCAATGCGGCGCTGGTGCTCCGGCGCGCCAGCTGA